The proteins below are encoded in one region of Deltaproteobacteria bacterium:
- a CDS encoding indole-3-glycerol-phosphate synthase has product MLETFRRAKEKEVAELIRQRDAGHVFTPWTGTRSGFGAALTAPGSSGIIAEYKRASPSKGDINLGVSPLDACGGYKAAGACALSVLTETQYFKGDLNYLTEVAPLGLPLLRKDFIIHPLQVEATSATPASAILIIVRIFADDAELADLHQLCQARGLEPVVEVFDERDLDRAKAIGSRIIQVNNRDLDTLRTDLSHCLGMVRRKEAGEIWIGASGISTPEQVRELKNAGLDALLIGTALMQNADPGQGLAGLTQTAHGGAA; this is encoded by the coding sequence ATGCTTGAGACGTTCCGACGTGCCAAGGAAAAGGAAGTCGCGGAGCTGATCCGGCAACGCGATGCAGGTCATGTCTTCACACCCTGGACCGGGACGCGGTCCGGTTTCGGCGCGGCTTTGACTGCTCCGGGATCAAGCGGCATCATCGCCGAATACAAACGCGCCTCGCCGTCCAAAGGGGACATCAACCTGGGCGTCTCGCCCTTGGACGCCTGTGGCGGATACAAGGCAGCCGGGGCCTGCGCTCTGTCCGTGCTCACGGAAACGCAGTATTTCAAAGGCGATTTGAACTACCTGACGGAAGTCGCGCCTTTGGGCCTGCCGCTGCTCAGGAAGGATTTCATCATCCATCCCCTGCAGGTGGAGGCGACCTCGGCCACCCCGGCCTCGGCCATCCTCATTATCGTGCGCATATTCGCGGACGACGCGGAACTGGCCGACCTGCACCAGCTTTGCCAGGCCAGAGGCCTGGAACCCGTGGTGGAAGTCTTTGACGAACGCGATCTGGACCGGGCCAAGGCCATTGGAAGCCGCATCATCCAGGTCAACAACCGCGACCTGGACACCCTGCGCACCGACCTGAGCCACTGCCTGGGCATGGTCCGGCGCAAGGAGGCCGGGGAAATCTGGATCGGCGCCAGCGGCATCTCCACGCCGGAGCAGGTGCGGGAACTGAAAAACGCCGGTCTGGACGCGCTGCTCATTGGCACGGCGCTGATGCAAAACGCCGATCCGGGCCAGGGTCTGGCCGGACTGACCCAGACAGCACACGGAGGCGCGGCATGA